The proteins below are encoded in one region of Thermus sp. LT1-2-5:
- the trpC gene encoding indole-3-glycerol phosphate synthase TrpC — protein sequence MRPDLSRVPGVLGEIARRRAGAVAPYPLPEAPPVPSFREALRSPGLALIAEVKRQSPSEGLIRQVDPAAAAEAYARGGARALSVLTEPHYFGGGLEDLRRVREKVALPLLRKDFVVDPFMLEEARAFGASAALLIVAVLGELTGAYLERARALGLDALVEVHTETELELALEAGAEILGINNRDLATLRIDLTTAPRLGRLARERGYSGVLVAESGYGRKEELEPLKGLFDAVLIGTSLMRQPDLEGAVRELVG from the coding sequence ATGCGGCCGGACCTTTCCCGGGTGCCAGGGGTCTTGGGGGAGATCGCACGGCGGCGGGCGGGGGCGGTGGCGCCCTACCCCCTTCCCGAGGCCCCGCCGGTGCCCTCTTTCCGGGAAGCGTTGCGTTCTCCGGGGCTCGCCCTCATCGCCGAGGTGAAGCGGCAAAGCCCTTCCGAAGGGCTCATTCGTCAGGTGGACCCGGCGGCGGCGGCGGAGGCGTACGCCCGGGGAGGGGCCCGGGCCCTTAGCGTCCTCACCGAGCCCCACTACTTCGGGGGAGGCTTGGAGGACCTCAGGAGGGTGCGGGAGAAGGTGGCCCTCCCCCTGTTGCGCAAGGACTTCGTGGTGGACCCCTTCATGCTGGAGGAGGCCCGGGCCTTTGGGGCGAGCGCTGCCCTCCTCATCGTGGCGGTGCTGGGGGAGCTCACCGGGGCGTACCTGGAAAGGGCCCGGGCCCTCGGCTTGGACGCTTTGGTGGAGGTGCACACGGAAACGGAGCTGGAATTGGCCCTCGAGGCGGGGGCGGAGATCCTGGGCATCAACAACCGCGACCTTGCCACCTTGCGGATCGACCTTACCACCGCCCCCCGCTTGGGCCGCTTGGCCCGGGAGCGGGGCTATTCCGGGGTGTTGGTGGCGGAGTCGGGCTACGGCCGCAAGGAGGAGTTGGAGCCCTTGAAGGGGCTTTTTGACGCCGTCCTCATCGGCACGAGCCTCATGCGCCAGCCGGACCTGGAGGGGGCGGTGCGGGAGCTTGTAGGATAG
- a CDS encoding ABC transporter substrate-binding protein yields the protein MKKLLVLVGLLALSLGLAQVRSMDQIRRSGEIRIGTEGAFPPFNYFDEKNQLTGFEIDLGNALAKKLGLKPVWITQAFDSLLIQLNQGRFDFVIASHGITEERAKAVDFTNPHYCTGGVIVSKKGGPTTAKDLQGKVVGVQIGTTYMEAAQKIPGIKQVRTYQKDPDALQDLLAGRLDAWITDRFVAKEAIKERKLENTLQLGELVFEEKVAMAVAKGNKSVLDALNGALAELMKDGTYAQISKKWFGEDVRCK from the coding sequence ATGAAGAAGCTTCTTGTCTTGGTAGGGCTCTTGGCGCTTTCCTTGGGGCTTGCCCAAGTGCGGAGCATGGACCAGATCAGGCGCTCCGGGGAGATCCGCATCGGCACGGAGGGGGCCTTCCCGCCCTTCAACTACTTTGATGAGAAGAACCAGCTCACCGGTTTTGAGATCGACCTGGGCAACGCCCTGGCCAAGAAACTGGGCCTAAAGCCGGTTTGGATCACCCAGGCCTTCGATAGCCTCCTCATCCAGCTCAACCAGGGCCGTTTTGACTTCGTCATCGCCTCCCACGGCATCACCGAGGAGCGGGCCAAGGCGGTGGACTTCACCAACCCCCACTACTGCACGGGCGGGGTGATCGTGAGCAAGAAGGGCGGGCCCACGACCGCCAAGGACCTTCAGGGCAAGGTGGTGGGGGTGCAGATTGGCACCACCTACATGGAAGCGGCGCAGAAGATCCCGGGGATCAAGCAGGTGCGCACCTACCAAAAGGACCCCGACGCCCTCCAAGACCTCCTGGCGGGCCGGCTGGACGCCTGGATCACCGACCGCTTCGTGGCCAAGGAGGCCATCAAGGAGCGCAAGTTGGAGAACACCCTGCAGCTGGGCGAGCTGGTTTTCGAGGAAAAGGTGGCCATGGCGGTGGCCAAGGGCAACAAGAGTGTCTTGGACGCTCTGAACGGGGCCCTGGCCGAGCTGATGAAGGACGGCACCTACGCCCAGATCTCCAAGAAGTGGTTTGGGGAGGACGTCCGCTGCAAGTAG
- a CDS encoding amino acid ABC transporter permease — translation MPFWLRVILFLALLLGGYFLFFALLGFALERYFLLTGFGPERAASASQAMALGAEITLKLTLISGLAGLFIGVFAGMFRLSSRAWVRLPATFYIWVTRGTPLLVQILFAYNALPLLLQPLWPEAQQALTPYWAAFIALAFNVGAYNAEVVRAGIQAIPKGQWEAAWSLGLSPADTMRFVVLPQALRIVVPPLVNNVVALLKDSSLASAIALTELALSGQRIISATFRPVEVYLAVAAIYLLLTTVLTAFTNRLELRLKVPGR, via the coding sequence ATGCCCTTTTGGCTACGCGTGATCCTCTTTCTGGCCCTCCTCTTGGGGGGCTACTTTCTCTTCTTCGCCCTTTTAGGGTTTGCCCTGGAGCGGTACTTCCTCCTCACGGGCTTCGGTCCGGAGCGGGCGGCCTCCGCCAGCCAGGCCATGGCCTTGGGGGCGGAGATCACCTTGAAGCTCACCCTGATCTCGGGGCTGGCGGGCCTTTTCATCGGCGTTTTCGCCGGGATGTTCCGGCTTTCCTCCCGGGCTTGGGTGCGGCTTCCCGCCACCTTTTACATCTGGGTGACCCGGGGCACACCCCTCTTGGTGCAGATCCTCTTCGCCTACAACGCCTTGCCCCTCTTGCTCCAGCCCCTATGGCCCGAGGCGCAACAGGCCCTCACCCCTTACTGGGCCGCCTTCATCGCCCTCGCCTTCAACGTGGGGGCCTACAACGCCGAGGTGGTGCGGGCGGGGATCCAGGCCATCCCCAAGGGTCAGTGGGAGGCGGCCTGGTCCTTAGGGCTTTCCCCGGCGGACACCATGCGCTTCGTGGTCTTGCCCCAGGCCCTTCGCATCGTGGTGCCCCCCTTGGTGAACAACGTGGTGGCCCTCCTCAAGGACTCCTCCTTGGCCAGCGCCATCGCCCTCACCGAGCTCGCCCTTTCCGGACAACGGATCATCTCCGCCACCTTCCGCCCGGTGGAGGTGTACTTGGCGGTGGCCGCCATCTACCTCCTCCTCACCACGGTGCTCACCGCCTTCACTAACCGCTTGGAACTGCGCCTTAAGGTGCCTGGGCGCTAG
- a CDS encoding amino acid ABC transporter ATP-binding protein has protein sequence MKAVEPIIRIHNLHKWFGSLHVLRGINLEVAPGEKLVIIGPSGSGKSTLIRCINRLEDFQEGEVVVDGHNVKEERALREVRREVGMVFQQFNLFPHMTVLENITLAPMRVRGWTREKAEGKALELLERVGILDQARKYPAELSGGQQQRVAIARALAMEPKVMLFDEPTSALDPEMVGEVLDVMRDLARGGMTMLVVTHEMGFAREVADRVIFMDRGQVVEEGRPEEIFTRPKEERTKAFLERVLHH, from the coding sequence ATGAAGGCGGTGGAACCCATCATCCGCATCCACAACCTGCACAAGTGGTTTGGCTCCCTGCACGTTTTGCGGGGCATCAACCTGGAGGTGGCCCCCGGGGAGAAGCTGGTCATCATCGGTCCCTCGGGCTCGGGGAAGAGCACGCTCATCCGGTGCATCAACCGCCTGGAGGACTTCCAGGAGGGGGAGGTGGTGGTGGACGGGCACAACGTGAAGGAGGAGCGGGCCTTGAGGGAGGTGCGGCGGGAGGTGGGGATGGTCTTCCAGCAGTTCAACCTCTTCCCGCACATGACGGTGCTGGAGAACATCACCTTGGCGCCCATGCGGGTGCGGGGTTGGACGCGGGAGAAGGCGGAGGGGAAGGCCTTGGAGCTGTTGGAGCGGGTGGGGATCCTGGACCAGGCGCGGAAGTACCCGGCGGAGCTGTCTGGGGGGCAACAGCAGCGGGTGGCCATTGCCCGGGCGTTGGCCATGGAGCCCAAGGTGATGCTGTTTGACGAGCCCACGAGCGCCCTGGACCCGGAGATGGTGGGGGAGGTGCTGGACGTGATGCGGGACTTAGCGCGGGGGGGCATGACGATGCTGGTGGTGACGCACGAGATGGGGTTTGCGCGGGAGGTGGCGGACCGGGTGATTTTCATGGACCGGGGGCAGGTGGTGGAGGAGGGGAGGCCGGAGGAGATCTTCACCCGGCCCAAGGAGGAGCGGACCAAGGCCTTCCTGGAGCGGGTTCTGCACCATTAG
- a CDS encoding patatin-like phospholipase family protein, which translates to MKGVALALGGGGVRGYAHLGVLWVLEEAGIPIRGLAGSSAGALAACAWAFGHKDPWKVHQAVFDEGIAQLQRAGNLRLLARLFSALRRPALTDTAKVAEGLKRLFGEARLEDSPIPLAIQAADLLTGEAVVLRRGPVWKAVLASAAIPGLFPPVAWEGRLLVDGDVAEKVPVRAAKALFPKVVAVDVSNPPPKEAPKTALEAALLAGEASRRRLKELALQAADLVLTLDPPFPIDTFDHEKLPLVYTLGQKRAQEKLKEIQALSRLRLKDLPHLLVPRPPRPT; encoded by the coding sequence ATGAAGGGCGTGGCCTTGGCCTTGGGCGGTGGGGGCGTGCGGGGGTACGCCCATCTGGGGGTGCTCTGGGTTTTGGAAGAGGCGGGCATCCCCATCCGGGGCCTGGCGGGAAGCTCCGCCGGGGCCTTGGCCGCCTGCGCCTGGGCCTTTGGCCACAAGGACCCTTGGAAGGTGCACCAGGCGGTCTTTGACGAGGGAATCGCCCAATTGCAACGGGCAGGGAACCTCCGCCTCTTAGCCCGCCTTTTCTCCGCCTTAAGGCGGCCAGCCCTGACGGACACCGCCAAGGTGGCGGAGGGGCTAAAGCGCCTCTTCGGGGAGGCCAGGCTCGAGGACAGCCCCATCCCCCTGGCCATCCAGGCGGCGGACCTCCTCACGGGGGAGGCGGTGGTCTTACGGCGTGGCCCGGTGTGGAAGGCGGTGTTGGCCAGCGCCGCCATCCCTGGGCTCTTCCCCCCGGTGGCCTGGGAAGGGAGGCTTTTGGTGGACGGGGACGTGGCGGAGAAGGTGCCCGTGCGGGCCGCCAAGGCCCTCTTCCCCAAGGTGGTGGCGGTGGACGTGTCCAACCCCCCGCCCAAAGAGGCGCCCAAGACCGCCCTCGAGGCCGCCCTCCTGGCAGGCGAAGCAAGCCGCAGGCGGCTTAAGGAGCTGGCCCTGCAAGCGGCGGACCTGGTCCTCACCCTAGACCCCCCCTTCCCCATAGACACCTTTGACCACGAAAAGCTTCCCCTGGTCTACACCCTCGGGCAGAAGCGGGCCCAGGAAAAGCTAAAGGAAATCCAGGCCCTTTCCCGCCTCCGCCTCAAAGACCTCCCTCACCTCCTCGTCCCAAGGCCGCCTCGGCCCACCTGA
- the hisA gene encoding 1-(5-phosphoribosyl)-5-[(5-phosphoribosylamino)methylideneamino]imidazole-4-carboxamide isomerase, which yields MLVIPAVDLKGGKAVRLYEGRPEAETAYGDPVLAALRWQEEGAKLLHLVDLDRALGTGDNREVLSRIAKALSVPFQVGGGVRSLESLQEVLSLGASRAVVGTVAVKDPTLLEAMLAQAGPERLAVALDARGLSVVVSGWKEATPLPALDLLRTWEAMGVRWVIYTDVRRDGTLQGLDLEVVARVREAWPHTLIAGGGIAGPEDLQALMRLGVEGALVGKALYEGRIRLGDFAVS from the coding sequence ATGCTGGTCATCCCCGCGGTGGACCTCAAGGGGGGCAAGGCGGTGCGGCTCTACGAGGGCCGCCCCGAGGCGGAAACCGCCTATGGCGACCCGGTCTTGGCCGCCTTGCGCTGGCAGGAGGAGGGGGCGAAGCTACTGCACCTGGTGGACCTGGACCGGGCCCTGGGTACCGGGGACAACCGCGAGGTCCTTTCCCGCATCGCAAAGGCCCTTTCCGTTCCCTTTCAGGTGGGAGGGGGGGTCCGTTCCCTGGAGAGCTTGCAGGAAGTCCTCTCCTTAGGGGCGAGCCGGGCGGTGGTGGGCACGGTGGCGGTAAAAGACCCCACCCTCTTGGAAGCGATGCTGGCCCAGGCGGGCCCGGAGCGGCTCGCCGTGGCCCTGGACGCTCGAGGGCTTAGCGTGGTGGTTTCCGGCTGGAAGGAGGCCACCCCCCTCCCCGCCCTAGACCTCTTGCGGACCTGGGAGGCCATGGGGGTCCGCTGGGTCATCTACACCGACGTGCGCCGGGATGGGACGCTACAGGGATTGGACCTGGAGGTGGTAGCCCGGGTGCGGGAGGCGTGGCCCCACACCCTCATCGCCGGTGGGGGGATTGCGGGGCCGGAAGACCTCCAGGCCCTAATGCGCCTGGGCGTGGAAGGGGCCCTGGTGGGGAAGGCCCTTTACGAAGGGCGCATCCGGCTAGGGGACTTCGCCGTATCCTAA
- a CDS encoding TAXI family TRAP transporter solute-binding subunit: MRLKRYLLAGFALLGLGFAQEFLTIGSGSTTGVYFPVATGMAKLVNDAGVGIRANARSTGGSVANINAIVAGEFEMALAQNDIAYYADQGCCIPAFEGKPVKGIRALAALYPEVIHIVARADAGIRTVADLKGKRVVVGDVGSGTEQNARQILEAYGLRFEDLGQAIRVSANQGIQLMQDKRADALFYTVGLGASAIQQLALTTPITLVAVDLGKVQTIAKKYPFYVGFNIPGGTYKGVDVTTPTVAVQAMLIASEKLSADTVYKFMKAVFGNQEAFKKIHPNLERFFSLQKAVKGLPIPLHPGAERFYKELGVLK, encoded by the coding sequence ATGCGGCTAAAACGGTATCTGCTTGCGGGGTTTGCCCTCTTGGGGCTAGGTTTTGCCCAGGAGTTCCTCACCATCGGTTCCGGTTCCACCACCGGCGTCTACTTCCCCGTGGCTACAGGCATGGCTAAGCTGGTGAACGATGCGGGCGTGGGGATCCGGGCCAACGCCCGCTCCACCGGGGGGAGCGTGGCCAACATCAACGCCATCGTCGCCGGGGAGTTTGAGATGGCCTTGGCCCAAAACGACATCGCCTATTACGCCGATCAGGGTTGCTGCATCCCGGCCTTTGAGGGGAAGCCGGTGAAGGGCATCCGGGCCCTGGCCGCCTTGTACCCCGAGGTGATCCACATCGTGGCCCGGGCTGACGCCGGGATCCGCACCGTGGCCGACCTCAAGGGCAAGCGGGTGGTGGTGGGGGACGTGGGCTCCGGCACGGAGCAAAACGCCCGGCAGATCCTCGAGGCCTACGGCCTGCGCTTTGAGGACCTGGGCCAGGCCATCCGGGTGAGCGCCAACCAGGGCATCCAGCTCATGCAGGACAAGCGGGCGGACGCCCTGTTCTACACCGTGGGCCTGGGGGCCAGCGCCATCCAGCAACTCGCCCTCACCACCCCCATCACCCTGGTGGCGGTGGACTTGGGCAAGGTGCAGACCATCGCCAAGAAGTACCCCTTCTACGTGGGCTTTAACATCCCCGGGGGCACCTACAAGGGCGTGGACGTCACCACCCCCACGGTGGCGGTCCAGGCCATGCTCATCGCTTCGGAGAAGCTCTCCGCCGACACCGTGTACAAGTTCATGAAGGCGGTCTTCGGCAACCAGGAGGCCTTCAAGAAGATCCATCCCAACCTGGAGCGCTTCTTCAGCCTGCAGAAGGCGGTGAAGGGTCTCCCCATCCCCTTGCACCCCGGAGCGGAGCGCTTCTACAAGGAGCTGGGGGTCTTGAAGTAG
- a CDS encoding helix-turn-helix domain-containing protein produces the protein MSGVLFAPGISPEGLRQFRERLAPGKTLRLEEATLVLTPELTQLLQDLLAALLRGEPVRIVPLEAELTTGQAAELLGISRPYLVRLLEEGKIPYRKVGAHRRVLAKDLLAYLEASKKKGQALLDKLIREGQELGFGDTE, from the coding sequence ATGAGCGGTGTCCTCTTTGCGCCCGGCATTTCCCCCGAGGGGCTCCGCCAGTTCCGGGAGCGGTTAGCACCTGGCAAAACCCTGCGCCTGGAGGAAGCCACCTTGGTGCTCACCCCCGAGCTAACCCAGCTCCTACAAGACCTCTTGGCGGCGCTTCTCCGGGGCGAGCCGGTAAGGATTGTTCCCTTGGAGGCAGAGCTTACCACCGGGCAGGCGGCGGAACTTCTCGGGATTTCCCGGCCCTACCTGGTGCGCCTCCTGGAAGAAGGGAAAATCCCTTACCGCAAGGTGGGGGCCCACCGGCGGGTCTTGGCCAAAGACCTCCTAGCCTACCTGGAAGCCTCCAAAAAGAAGGGGCAGGCTCTCCTAGACAAACTTATTCGCGAGGGCCAAGAACTGGGCTTTGGGGATACGGAATGA
- a CDS encoding TRAP transporter permease, protein MTDANLLVEESELGGRRPKGSGRFLLLGLGVAWSLFQLWATEVGTLDPLRLRAVHLAFALALAFLAYPGRRGPKDRIPLLDVVLALLGVAGALYVVVDYYGITQLRGGIPSERDVVLGTLTLLVLFLAAWRVVGPALPIIASVFVLYALTGPKGLLPFSLPSWLQLHAGSQWSQLVGQLYTTAEGIWGVPLGVSATFVFLFVLFGALLEKAGAGHFFIQVAYGLLGHFRGGPAKAAVVASALTGVVSGSSVSNVVTTGTFTIPLMKRVGYPPEKAGAVEVASSSNGQLMPPVMGAAAFIMAEFLSIPYSQLILIALVPALLAYATLFITVHIEALRLGLKGVPRAELPPLAPVLRSGFHYLLPLLYLIYALVGLRLTPERAALNTVFLMLLLILLQEAWRGWRSGAGLGFGLVRGARLVVEGLEAGARGMVGIALATATAGIIVGIVTMTGIGFGLTDIVERLSGGNLILVLLLAQLTSLLLGMGLPTTANYIVMASLVVPVVLALSEKAGYSVPPVAAHMFVFYFGIMADSTPPVALAAYAASAIAKSDFWKTAVQGFVYELRTALLAYMFFFNPKLLLLGVEGPLEAAWIFLSALLGMTAFSASLVGFLHKRTNLLERVLLLAAALTLVVPGLVTDALGLGLLGLTYLLQRVRK, encoded by the coding sequence ATGACGGACGCCAATCTTTTGGTGGAGGAGAGCGAGCTTGGGGGAAGGCGCCCTAAAGGGTCGGGGCGGTTCCTTCTCTTGGGTTTGGGGGTGGCCTGGAGCCTCTTCCAGCTTTGGGCCACGGAGGTGGGCACCCTGGACCCCTTAAGGCTCAGGGCGGTCCACCTGGCCTTTGCCCTGGCCCTGGCCTTCTTGGCCTATCCGGGAAGGCGGGGGCCTAAGGACCGCATTCCCCTGCTGGACGTGGTCTTGGCCCTTTTGGGGGTGGCGGGGGCTTTGTACGTGGTGGTGGACTACTACGGCATCACCCAGCTTCGGGGGGGCATCCCCAGCGAGCGGGACGTGGTCTTGGGCACCCTTACCCTCCTCGTGCTCTTCCTCGCCGCCTGGCGGGTGGTGGGGCCCGCCTTGCCCATCATCGCCTCGGTCTTCGTGCTCTACGCCCTCACGGGGCCTAAGGGGCTTCTTCCCTTTAGCCTGCCCTCCTGGCTCCAGCTTCACGCTGGGAGCCAGTGGAGCCAGCTGGTGGGCCAGCTCTACACCACCGCCGAGGGGATCTGGGGGGTGCCCCTAGGGGTTTCCGCCACCTTCGTCTTCCTCTTCGTTCTCTTTGGGGCCCTTTTGGAGAAGGCGGGAGCGGGGCACTTCTTCATCCAGGTGGCCTACGGCCTATTGGGCCACTTCCGCGGGGGGCCGGCCAAGGCGGCGGTGGTGGCGAGCGCCCTCACGGGGGTGGTTTCGGGGAGCTCCGTGTCCAACGTGGTCACCACCGGTACCTTCACCATTCCCCTGATGAAGCGGGTGGGCTACCCCCCGGAAAAGGCGGGGGCGGTGGAGGTGGCGAGCTCCTCCAACGGGCAGCTCATGCCCCCCGTCATGGGGGCGGCGGCCTTCATCATGGCGGAGTTCCTGAGCATCCCCTATAGCCAGCTCATCCTCATCGCCCTCGTCCCCGCCCTTTTGGCCTACGCTACCCTCTTTATCACCGTCCACATCGAGGCCCTCCGCCTTGGGCTCAAAGGGGTGCCCCGGGCGGAGCTTCCGCCCCTGGCCCCGGTGCTCCGCTCGGGGTTCCACTACCTGCTGCCCCTCCTTTACCTCATCTACGCCCTGGTGGGGCTCAGGCTCACCCCGGAGCGGGCGGCGTTGAACACCGTTTTTCTCATGCTCCTCCTCATCCTCCTGCAGGAGGCGTGGCGGGGGTGGAGGAGCGGGGCGGGCCTGGGCTTTGGCCTCGTGCGGGGGGCAAGGCTTGTGGTGGAGGGCCTCGAGGCGGGCGCTAGGGGCATGGTGGGCATCGCCTTGGCCACGGCCACCGCCGGGATCATCGTGGGCATCGTCACCATGACCGGCATCGGCTTCGGCCTCACGGACATCGTGGAGCGGCTCTCCGGGGGGAACCTCATCCTGGTCCTCCTCCTGGCCCAGCTCACGAGCCTCCTTTTGGGCATGGGCCTTCCCACCACCGCCAACTACATTGTCATGGCCTCCTTGGTGGTGCCCGTGGTTTTGGCCCTTTCGGAAAAGGCGGGGTACAGCGTGCCCCCCGTGGCCGCCCACATGTTCGTCTTTTACTTCGGCATCATGGCCGACTCCACCCCCCCCGTGGCCCTGGCCGCCTACGCCGCCAGCGCCATCGCCAAGTCCGACTTCTGGAAGACGGCGGTCCAGGGCTTCGTGTACGAGCTACGCACCGCCCTTCTCGCCTACATGTTCTTCTTCAACCCCAAGCTCCTCCTCCTGGGGGTAGAAGGCCCCCTGGAGGCGGCGTGGATCTTCCTCTCCGCCCTCTTGGGCATGACCGCTTTTAGCGCCAGCCTTGTGGGGTTTCTGCATAAGAGGACCAACCTCTTGGAACGGGTGTTGCTCCTGGCGGCGGCCTTGACCCTGGTGGTGCCGGGGCTCGTCACGGACGCCTTAGGCCTCGGCCTTCTCGGCCTCACCTATCTCCTCCAGCGGGTGCGAAAATGA
- the glgP gene encoding alpha-glucan family phosphorylase has translation MRTLGHITAMPLLPGPLQGLRELAYNLWWSWNPEAAELFQEIDPLLWKGFRGNPVKLLLEVDPARLEALATTGYPARVEAVVGALRRYLEERRAKRGPLVAYFSAEYGFHSSLPIYSGGLGVLAGDHVKAASDLGLALVGVGIFYHEGYFHQRLSPEGAQLEVYEPLHPEELPLLPVPDQEGRPLRVGLDLPGRRLLLGAYRVQVGAVPVYLLTANLPENAPEDRAITARLYAPGLEMRLLQEMVLGIGGVRLLRALGLAPQVFHMNEGHSAFLGLERLRELLAEGHAFPVALEMARAGALFTTHTPVPAGHDAFPLDLVERYLGNFFQGLGVGWEALLALGLEEKPWGKVFSMSHLALSTSAQANGVSRLHGEVSRRMFHHLWPELLPEEVPIGHVTNGVHTWTFLHPRLRRHYAEVFGPEWLRRPEDPATWKVEGLGEEFWRIHQELRGDLVREVRRRLYEQRRRNGESPSRLREAERALDPEALTIGFARRFATYKRAVLLFKDPERLLKIVRGPYPIQFVFAGKAHPKDEPGKAYLQELVGRIRELGLEDRMVVLEDYDMYLARVLVHGSDLWLNTPRRPMEASGTSGMKAALNGALNLSVLDGWWAEAYNGKNGFAIGDERTYESEEAQDMADAQALYDILESEVLPLFYAVGSEGYSSGWLSMVHESLRTVGPRFSAARMVGEYEALYQTGEAWSGQARVQGELLRAFHEALPAFSALGLKVEAPGDLTLNGTPMRVRAWVEGEVPEALRPFVAVELVVRRADGALWVVPLEPEGEGYSLAYRPPRPGSYAYGVRLALRHPITGRVGWVRWA, from the coding sequence GTGAGAACCCTCGGCCACATCACCGCCATGCCCCTCTTGCCTGGCCCCCTGCAGGGCCTTAGGGAGCTGGCCTATAACCTTTGGTGGAGCTGGAACCCGGAGGCGGCGGAGCTTTTCCAAGAGATCGATCCTTTGCTCTGGAAGGGCTTCCGGGGCAACCCGGTGAAGCTCCTCTTGGAGGTGGACCCGGCCCGCCTCGAGGCCCTGGCCACCACCGGCTATCCGGCCCGGGTGGAGGCGGTGGTGGGGGCCTTGCGCCGCTACCTGGAGGAACGGAGGGCCAAGCGGGGCCCCTTGGTGGCCTACTTCTCCGCCGAGTACGGCTTTCACAGCTCCTTGCCCATCTACTCCGGCGGGCTTGGGGTCTTGGCCGGGGACCACGTGAAGGCGGCGAGCGACCTGGGGCTAGCCTTGGTGGGGGTGGGGATCTTCTACCACGAGGGCTACTTCCACCAGCGCCTTTCCCCCGAGGGGGCGCAGCTTGAGGTCTACGAGCCCCTGCACCCGGAGGAACTTCCCCTTTTGCCCGTGCCGGACCAGGAGGGGCGGCCCCTAAGGGTGGGGCTAGACCTTCCCGGGCGGAGGCTTCTTTTGGGGGCTTACCGGGTGCAGGTGGGGGCGGTGCCCGTCTACCTCCTCACCGCCAACCTACCGGAAAATGCGCCCGAGGACCGGGCCATCACCGCCCGGCTCTACGCTCCGGGTTTGGAGATGCGCCTTCTGCAGGAGATGGTTCTGGGCATCGGGGGGGTGCGGCTTTTGCGCGCTTTGGGCCTGGCGCCCCAGGTCTTCCACATGAACGAGGGCCACTCCGCCTTTTTGGGCTTGGAGCGGCTCCGGGAGCTTCTTGCGGAGGGGCACGCCTTCCCCGTGGCCTTGGAGATGGCCCGGGCCGGGGCCCTCTTCACCACCCACACCCCCGTGCCCGCCGGGCACGATGCTTTCCCTTTGGACCTGGTGGAGCGCTACCTGGGGAACTTCTTCCAGGGGCTTGGGGTGGGGTGGGAGGCCCTCTTGGCCTTGGGCTTGGAGGAGAAGCCCTGGGGCAAAGTTTTTTCCATGTCCCACCTGGCCCTTTCCACCAGCGCCCAGGCCAACGGGGTATCCCGGCTGCACGGGGAGGTTTCCCGGCGCATGTTCCACCATCTTTGGCCTGAGCTTCTGCCCGAGGAAGTGCCCATCGGCCACGTCACCAACGGCGTCCACACCTGGACCTTCCTTCACCCCCGCCTGCGCCGCCACTACGCCGAGGTCTTCGGGCCCGAGTGGCTCAGGCGCCCGGAAGACCCCGCCACGTGGAAGGTGGAAGGCCTGGGAGAGGAGTTTTGGCGCATCCACCAGGAACTTAGGGGGGACTTGGTGCGGGAGGTGCGGCGGAGGCTTTACGAGCAGCGCCGCCGCAACGGGGAAAGCCCAAGCCGCCTGCGGGAGGCGGAAAGGGCCTTGGACCCGGAGGCCCTCACCATCGGCTTCGCCCGCCGCTTCGCCACCTATAAGCGGGCGGTCCTCCTCTTTAAGGATCCGGAGCGGCTTCTCAAGATCGTGCGGGGGCCCTACCCGATCCAGTTCGTCTTCGCCGGCAAGGCCCACCCGAAGGACGAGCCGGGGAAGGCGTATCTGCAGGAGCTGGTGGGGAGGATCCGGGAACTGGGCCTCGAGGACCGCATGGTGGTCCTAGAGGACTACGATATGTACCTGGCCCGGGTCTTGGTCCACGGCTCGGACCTCTGGCTCAATACCCCTCGCCGCCCTATGGAAGCCTCGGGGACCAGCGGCATGAAGGCCGCCTTGAACGGGGCCTTGAACCTGAGCGTCTTGGACGGCTGGTGGGCCGAGGCTTACAACGGCAAAAACGGCTTCGCCATTGGCGATGAGCGCACCTACGAGAGCGAGGAGGCCCAGGACATGGCGGACGCCCAGGCCCTTTACGACATCCTGGAGTCCGAGGTCCTCCCCCTCTTTTACGCCGTGGGGTCGGAGGGCTACTCCTCCGGTTGGCTGTCCATGGTTCACGAGAGCCTGCGCACCGTGGGCCCCCGCTTCAGCGCCGCCCGCATGGTGGGGGAGTACGAGGCCCTCTACCAGACGGGGGAGGCCTGGTCAGGGCAGGCCAGGGTCCAGGGGGAGCTTCTGCGGGCGTTTCACGAAGCCCTCCCCGCCTTCTCTGCCTTAGGCCTCAAGGTGGAGGCGCCGGGGGACCTCACCCTAAACGGCACCCCCATGCGGGTGCGGGCTTGGGTGGAAGGAGAGGTACCCGAAGCCCTGCGGCCCTTTGTGGCCGTGGAGCTCGTGGTGCGCCGGGCGGACGGGGCCCTTTGGGTGGTGCCCTTGGAGCCGGAAGGGGAGGGCTACAGCCTAGCCTACCGCCCTCCCCGCCCGGGGAGCTACGCTTACGGGGTGCGCCTCGCCCTCCGCCACCCCATCACCGGCCGGGTGGGGTGGGTGCGCTGGGCCTAG